One segment of Panicum virgatum strain AP13 chromosome 3K, P.virgatum_v5, whole genome shotgun sequence DNA contains the following:
- the LOC120701301 gene encoding uncharacterized protein LOC120701301 isoform X2: MATKPYFLWGDTHTASASASAAAFDSDAAAVYGGSRAPETAALLAAATAAGDTAAVAPELGAEAVARPRMRRNPSASASGKQQQQPQQAGGGGGAKKPPQRGLGVAELERLRCGDDPLRELLVDAAGAQGHPLLQYHHHHHHLQVPPSAFDSTASARYCSQLLAPAPGPAPLCFLHTPAAAPLVAPEQQYFRDRWGRMGGFPPAGNGSGGGADHQPQLLPAPEHPSSQNTIWRPAASSPSSCLHTGHRCDICCRRMRAALAERGALAPTPPPASPNTAAGSNTDATPDYSINDLAAAMAAARQGDTFLALERDGGAPAAAEAPAKKEVREIEFFPAASAHHTGGGGGGGGRVSVRGDSELAAPFSSPYGAAAAGRTAPQLDLSLRL; the protein is encoded by the exons ATGGCGACCAAGCCCTACTTCCTCTGGGGGGACACGCacaccgcctccgcctccgcctccgccgcggccttcgactccgacgccgccgcggtctACGGCGGCTCGCGCGCTCCGGagacggcggcgctgctggctgccgcgacggcggcgggggacACGGCCGCGGTCGCGCCGGAGCTCGGCGctgaggcggtggcgcggccgcgGATGCGGCGGAACCCGTCCGCGTCCGCGTccgggaagcagcagcagcagccgcagcaggcgggcggcggcggcggggccaagAAGCCGCCGCAGCGCGGGCTCGGCGTCGCGGAGCTCGAGCGGCTCCGCTGCGGGGACGACCCGCTCCGCGAGCTGCTCGtggacgccgccggcgcgcaggGACACCCGCTGCTccagtaccaccaccaccaccaccacctacaGGTGCCGCCCTCGGCGTTCGACTCCACCGCCAGCGCGCGCTACTGCTCGCAGCTGCTGGCCCCGGCGCCAGGTCCCGCTCCCCTCTGCTTCCTCCACACGCCCGCGGCGGCCCCGCTCGTGGCGCCGGAGCAGCAGTACTTCAGGGACCGTTGGGGCCGCATGGGGGGCTTCCCCCCGGCGGGAAAtggttccggcggcggcgccgaccacCAGCCCCAGCTGCTGCCGGCGCCAGAGCACCCTTCAAGCCAAAACACCATCTGGCGTCCTGCTgcgtcctccccctcctcctgccTCCACACTGGCCACCGCTGCGACATCTGCTGCAGG AGGATGAGGGCTGCCTTGGCAGAGAGAGGAGCGCTGGCACCGACGCCGCCTCCTGCGTCTCCAAACACCGCCGCCGGCTCCAACACCGACGCCACGCCAGACTACTCCATCAACGATCTcgccgcggccatggccgccgctcgccag GGAGACACGTTCTTGGCCCTGGAGAGGGACGGcggggcgcccgcggcggccgaggcgcCGGCGAAGAAGGAGGTGCGGGAGATCGAGTTCttcccggcggcgagcgcgcaccacacaggcggcggcggcggcgggggcggccgggtATCCGTCCGCGGCGACTCGGAGCTCGCGGCGCCCTTCTCCTCCCcgtacggcgccgccgccgccggccgcaccgcaccgcagcTCGACCTGTCTCTGAGGCTGTAG
- the LOC120701301 gene encoding uncharacterized protein LOC120701301 isoform X1, with product MATKPYFLWGDTHTASASASAAAFDSDAAAVYGGSRAPETAALLAAATAAGDTAAVAPELGAEAVARPRMRRNPSASASGKQQQQPQQAGGGGGAKKPPQRGLGVAELERLRCGDDPLRELLVDAAGAQGHPLLQYHHHHHHLQVPPSAFDSTASARYCSQLLAPAPGPAPLCFLHTPAAAPLVAPEQQYFRDRWGRMGGFPPAGNGSGGGADHQPQLLPAPEHPSSQNTIWRPAASSPSSCLHTGHRCDICCRRMRAALAERGALAPTPPPASPNTAAGSNTDATPDYSINDLAAAMAAARQVTASTYQQCNCSFISQVICPCARNDVLLPARESFAQLRCVRPARAGRHVLGPGEGRRGARGGRGAGEEGGAGDRVLPGGERAPHRRRRRRGRPGIRPRRLGARGALLLPVRRRRRRPHRTAARPVSEAVGASRRSITAPSRRRRVLACVSASIGRRVLCYNISILDRCVQKKVF from the exons ATGGCGACCAAGCCCTACTTCCTCTGGGGGGACACGCacaccgcctccgcctccgcctccgccgcggccttcgactccgacgccgccgcggtctACGGCGGCTCGCGCGCTCCGGagacggcggcgctgctggctgccgcgacggcggcgggggacACGGCCGCGGTCGCGCCGGAGCTCGGCGctgaggcggtggcgcggccgcgGATGCGGCGGAACCCGTCCGCGTCCGCGTccgggaagcagcagcagcagccgcagcaggcgggcggcggcggcggggccaagAAGCCGCCGCAGCGCGGGCTCGGCGTCGCGGAGCTCGAGCGGCTCCGCTGCGGGGACGACCCGCTCCGCGAGCTGCTCGtggacgccgccggcgcgcaggGACACCCGCTGCTccagtaccaccaccaccaccaccacctacaGGTGCCGCCCTCGGCGTTCGACTCCACCGCCAGCGCGCGCTACTGCTCGCAGCTGCTGGCCCCGGCGCCAGGTCCCGCTCCCCTCTGCTTCCTCCACACGCCCGCGGCGGCCCCGCTCGTGGCGCCGGAGCAGCAGTACTTCAGGGACCGTTGGGGCCGCATGGGGGGCTTCCCCCCGGCGGGAAAtggttccggcggcggcgccgaccacCAGCCCCAGCTGCTGCCGGCGCCAGAGCACCCTTCAAGCCAAAACACCATCTGGCGTCCTGCTgcgtcctccccctcctcctgccTCCACACTGGCCACCGCTGCGACATCTGCTGCAGG AGGATGAGGGCTGCCTTGGCAGAGAGAGGAGCGCTGGCACCGACGCCGCCTCCTGCGTCTCCAAACACCGCCGCCGGCTCCAACACCGACGCCACGCCAGACTACTCCATCAACGATCTcgccgcggccatggccgccgctcgccaggtAACAGCATCTACATATCAACAATGCAATTGCTCGTTTATCAGTCAAGTCATCTGCCCGTGCGCCCGCAATGATGTCCTTTTGCCTGCTCGTGAAAGCTTCGCTCAGTTGCGGTGTGTACGCCCTGCGCGCGCAGGGAGACACGTTCTTGGCCCTGGAGAGGGACGGcggggcgcccgcggcggccgaggcgcCGGCGAAGAAGGAGGTGCGGGAGATCGAGTTCttcccggcggcgagcgcgcaccacacaggcggcggcggcggcgggggcggccgggtATCCGTCCGCGGCGACTCGGAGCTCGCGGCGCCCTTCTCCTCCCcgtacggcgccgccgccgccggccgcaccgcaccgcagcTCGACCTGTCTCTGAGGCTGTAGGGGCGTCGCGTCGATCGATCACTGCACCTTCTCGGCGGCGTAGGGTTTTAGCTTGTGTTTCTGCTTCAATCGGTCGTCGCGTGCTATGCTATAATATTAGTATTCTAGATCGTTGCGTTCAAAAAAAAGTATTCTAG